The genomic DNA TTAAAACCGGAAACAAAAATGCTAAACCGATAAATTGACCTGAAGTGTATATGGCAATTGCCGAAGCACGCTCAGTTTCAGGAAACCACTTTGTAACAATGGCATTATTAGCAGGGTAAGATGGTGCTTCAAAAACACCAATACTTGCTCTTAACCCCATTAAAACCTTAAAGGAGTTCACAAAACCTTGAAACAAAGTTGCTACGGACCATAAAAAAAGCATTAATGCATATAAAAATCGTAATCTAATTTTATCAACAATAATACCTCCAGGAATCTGCAAAGCGGCATAAGCAACACCAAACGCTGAGAAGATAAGCCCCATTTGCACGGTAGTAAGGTCAAGTGATTCGCTTATTGCAGATGCTGCAACAGAAATATTGGTCCTATCTAGATAGTTAATTACTACTGTTCCAAAAATTAAGGCTAAAATATTATAGCGTTTTTTTGTTGATTTTTTTGATGTCATTAGTTTAGTTGGTTTTTGTCAAAGCCCCTAAAGATAAAAAAAATACCGAAGACACTAAGACTTCGGTATTTAAAAGTTTATTTCGGTAATAATCTAATTTATATATCCAAAATTCTGAACTAAAGAAGGAACTCTTTCTGCATCAGCTTCTGGTATTGGTAAATAATACTGCTTATCAAACCATGGTCTTTCTACTACACTAACTTCTTCAAAAGTTAAATCTCCATTTGCTTCTTTCGTCCATCTTAACCCCATAATATCAAAACCTAAATGATCAGTATTTAGCCATCTTCTTTCATCAAAGAAGTTATGCCCCTCAAAACAAAGCTCAACACGTCGCTCTCTCTTTATAGCTTCTTTAAGAGCATCTCCTCCTACAGTAATATCTGGTTGAAGGCCTCTACTAGACACTCTATTAAGATAAGTACGAGCTTCAGCATCTTTACCTTGTTCCGCAAGAGCTTCAGCATAATTTAAATACATTTCAGCAACTCTAAACAAAACATAGGGACGGTCTGGAGAAATTCCATTAGTTTGATCTAAAGATTCATCATGAAACTTTCTAATATTATAACCTGTTTTAGAAGAGTGTTGAACATTCCCTGTTCCATTTGGAGAATCTAAACCATCTGGAAAAGCTCCTGTATCTTCAGACAAAGCATAATCTACTGGACGTCCTCTAAAATCAGTCCCTTGAAACAACAGGTTAGCATAATATCTCATTTCTCTGTTATCATTTGGACTTGTAGGCGTCACACCTCCAGTTGATGATCCATCATCAAAATTAAACTCTAAACTAAAATTATGGCTTGGTGAACTTAAAGCCCATCCACCATAACCATTAGGCGATTGTGCTTGATCTGGCAAGGAATTCCTAGCACTAAAGCCTCCTGTACCAACCTCATAAAGACCTGCAGCATAAGGTCTTGCAAATATCATATTTGAATTTGGAGATAAAAATAACTCTTGATATTCTGTGGCATTAGCGACTTGAATTAATGCATCATGTCCAACAAGATCTATTACCGCTAGAGCAGCTTTTTCTGCATCCTCCCATTTGCTTGCTACAGGGTAAGAATATAATTCTGTATTCATTGTTTGTGGCAATAAGCTAGGGTCATGTAAATCACTAGCCGCATATAATAACGTTCGTGATTTAACTGCTAAAGCAGCAACCTTTGTTGCTCTACCAAACTCACTATCAGGGCGTGTTGTTGGCAACACATCTGCTATAGCATCTATTTCTTGCACAATAAACTTTACACAATCTTCATAACTATCTCTTGTAAATTCAAAATTTCCTGTAAGAGAACTAGGCTCTGTTAGTATTGGAACACCTCCGAAATAGTTAATCAATTTTCTGTACAAATTCGCTCTTAAAAACCTTACTTCTGCTATCAATAACTCAGCTTTATCTGGATCTTGATCCATAGCTATACTTCCCTCTATATTAGCTAAAAACGAATTAGCATCCTGAACGTAAGCC from Flavivirga abyssicola includes the following:
- a CDS encoding RagB/SusD family nutrient uptake outer membrane protein is translated as MKHIHLSLVTLLVIFFTMFSCEEKLDVEPKDSVTQVTIYQDIDQAEGIVVPIYNSTEGWALNRNEFWGQRVNLEGGSFEAKFNFQNRVNVYQLRDGGWTPGNFGLVFATKWQNYWAYVQDANSFLANIEGSIAMDQDPDKAELLIAEVRFLRANLYRKLINYFGGVPILTEPSSLTGNFEFTRDSYEDCVKFIVQEIDAIADVLPTTRPDSEFGRATKVAALAVKSRTLLYAASDLHDPSLLPQTMNTELYSYPVASKWEDAEKAALAVIDLVGHDALIQVANATEYQELFLSPNSNMIFARPYAAGLYEVGTGGFSARNSLPDQAQSPNGYGGWALSSPSHNFSLEFNFDDGSSTGGVTPTSPNDNREMRYYANLLFQGTDFRGRPVDYALSEDTGAFPDGLDSPNGTGNVQHSSKTGYNIRKFHDESLDQTNGISPDRPYVLFRVAEMYLNYAEALAEQGKDAEARTYLNRVSSRGLQPDITVGGDALKEAIKRERRVELCFEGHNFFDERRWLNTDHLGFDIMGLRWTKEANGDLTFEEVSVVERPWFDKQYYLPIPEADAERVPSLVQNFGYIN